The following proteins are co-located in the Pedobacter sp. FW305-3-2-15-E-R2A2 genome:
- the idi gene encoding isopentenyl-diphosphate Delta-isomerase — protein sequence MIEEEEVILVNTNDEVIGTMPKLEAHLQGKLHRAFSIFIFNASKQLLLQQRALNKYHSPGEWTNTCCSHPKPGEETTDATVRRLQEEMGMECKMEPVFSFLYEAEVGDGLIENEYDHVYFGTSDNLPQPNAEEVSAFRYVDMEELKADLIEHPENYTAWLKISFEQVLFHYYKMFDKEF from the coding sequence ATGATAGAAGAAGAGGAAGTGATACTTGTAAACACCAACGATGAGGTGATAGGAACGATGCCAAAATTGGAAGCACACCTCCAGGGCAAGCTTCACAGGGCATTCTCTATTTTCATTTTTAACGCATCAAAGCAACTGTTATTACAACAACGGGCGTTAAATAAATACCATTCTCCTGGCGAATGGACCAATACCTGCTGTAGTCACCCCAAGCCTGGAGAGGAAACTACTGATGCAACGGTAAGGAGGTTACAGGAAGAAATGGGCATGGAATGTAAAATGGAGCCGGTTTTTAGTTTTCTTTATGAAGCTGAAGTTGGGGATGGCTTGATAGAAAATGAATATGACCATGTGTACTTCGGAACAAGCGATAATCTGCCGCAACCCAATGCCGAAGAGGTTAGTGCTTTCAGATATGTAGATATGGAAGAACTAAAAGCCGACCTGATTGAACATCCGGAAAACTACACTGCCTGGTTAAAAATATCGTTTGAGCAGGTCCTGTTTCATTATTATAAAATGTTTGATAAGGAATTTTAG
- a CDS encoding alpha-galactosidase, which yields MKKITIKQILLDLSLIGFGLISSTSALMAQKPIKKDWLLNATAYTASVKVKETKKEVTLDNGLVKRTFRIEPNVVCMDYLNQVNGQQLLRSVKPEARININGKDYNIGGLTGQKENAYILPEWLDRFTPGDQDFKMINFEVNPIRSQLNWKSKFWASNHQQATGKVLSFHYRGSSPQLSGLEVSINYELYDGLPLIVKSLSIQNKGDQTFTIGRVVNEILGMVEEQSAVVGGVDKMAKPQGIYFESNYAFNNAMRYDLSDQTTHWKVDSTYTSQVNYDYQTPCLLEIYPDKVSGIEFKKGEVFNSIRTYELLMDSYDRERRGLAIRKMYNSIAPWTTANPIFMHLVSKNDDEVRNAIDQCAATGYEALILSFGSHCNVEDTSATNIKKWKDLAGYAHQKKVFIGSYSLFSSRRISDEDDVINPKTGKPGGAFFGNAPCFGSKWGLGYRDKIKAFYSKTGFDIWENDGPYPGDVCASTSHPGHQGLEDSQWKQINIQKELYRWLNGRGVYINAPDWYFLDGTNKIAIGYREVNFSLPRENQLILNRQNIFDGTWEKTASMSWGFVPLTKYQGGGPEAVLEPLKDHLKDYEQLMMQYYGAGVQACYRGPRLYDTENTRLTVVKVIDWYKKYRDILNSEIIHLRRADGRDWDGLLHVNPRLKNKGMLMLYNPLKEKITRTIKVPLYYTGLTSVAKLMEKGKAAKSYTLNRNYEVEYTCTLEPESYTWVLIE from the coding sequence ATGAAAAAAATCACCATTAAGCAGATCCTGCTTGATTTATCCCTGATTGGTTTTGGTCTGATCAGCTCTACATCAGCCTTGATGGCTCAGAAACCGATAAAAAAAGACTGGTTGTTAAACGCAACTGCATATACCGCAAGCGTTAAAGTAAAGGAAACAAAGAAAGAAGTCACGCTCGATAATGGTCTTGTCAAAAGGACATTCAGGATTGAACCCAATGTGGTTTGTATGGATTACCTGAACCAGGTAAACGGGCAACAATTACTGAGATCAGTAAAACCAGAGGCCAGGATTAATATCAATGGGAAAGATTACAATATCGGTGGCCTGACCGGGCAGAAAGAGAATGCTTATATTTTACCGGAATGGCTGGATCGTTTTACTCCGGGTGATCAGGATTTTAAGATGATTAATTTTGAAGTCAATCCAATCCGTTCGCAATTAAACTGGAAAAGTAAATTCTGGGCATCCAATCATCAGCAAGCCACTGGGAAAGTACTTTCCTTTCATTATCGTGGAAGTTCGCCTCAATTATCTGGTTTGGAAGTCAGTATAAACTATGAGCTCTATGATGGCCTTCCTTTAATTGTAAAATCGCTGTCCATCCAAAATAAGGGTGATCAAACCTTTACGATTGGCCGTGTAGTGAATGAGATCTTAGGAATGGTAGAAGAACAAAGTGCGGTAGTGGGAGGGGTAGATAAAATGGCAAAACCTCAAGGCATTTATTTTGAAAGTAATTATGCTTTTAATAATGCCATGAGGTATGATCTGAGCGATCAGACTACCCATTGGAAGGTAGATTCGACCTACACCTCACAAGTAAATTACGATTATCAAACACCCTGTTTGCTGGAAATTTATCCGGATAAGGTCTCCGGAATCGAATTTAAAAAAGGAGAAGTATTTAACTCCATACGTACTTATGAATTGCTGATGGACAGCTATGACAGGGAAAGAAGAGGCCTTGCTATACGGAAAATGTATAATTCCATTGCACCATGGACAACGGCAAATCCGATATTTATGCACCTCGTGAGCAAGAACGATGATGAAGTACGCAATGCTATAGACCAATGTGCGGCAACGGGGTATGAAGCACTTATACTCAGTTTTGGCAGTCATTGTAATGTAGAAGATACCAGTGCCACAAATATTAAGAAGTGGAAAGACCTTGCCGGCTATGCGCATCAAAAAAAGGTTTTTATTGGCAGTTATTCCCTTTTCAGCTCCCGCAGAATCAGCGATGAAGATGATGTCATTAACCCCAAAACAGGTAAACCTGGTGGCGCCTTTTTTGGCAATGCTCCATGTTTTGGCAGTAAATGGGGATTGGGATACCGGGATAAGATTAAGGCCTTTTATTCGAAAACAGGTTTTGATATCTGGGAAAATGATGGGCCATATCCAGGCGATGTCTGCGCTTCAACCAGTCATCCGGGACACCAGGGATTGGAAGATTCTCAATGGAAGCAGATCAATATTCAGAAGGAATTGTACCGCTGGTTAAATGGACGGGGCGTCTATATCAATGCGCCCGACTGGTATTTTCTGGACGGAACGAATAAAATTGCAATTGGCTACCGGGAAGTGAACTTTTCTTTGCCAAGAGAAAACCAATTGATCCTGAACCGTCAGAATATCTTTGATGGGACCTGGGAGAAGACCGCTTCTATGAGCTGGGGCTTTGTTCCACTCACTAAATATCAGGGTGGAGGACCTGAGGCTGTCCTGGAACCTTTAAAAGACCACCTTAAAGATTACGAGCAATTGATGATGCAGTATTATGGTGCCGGTGTTCAGGCCTGCTATCGCGGCCCAAGGTTGTACGATACTGAAAATACAAGACTGACCGTAGTCAAGGTGATAGACTGGTATAAGAAATACCGTGACATTCTGAATTCAGAAATCATCCATTTGCGCAGAGCGGATGGAAGAGACTGGGATGGTTTGCTCCATGTAAACCCTAGGCTAAAGAACAAAGGAATGTTGATGCTGTACAATCCATTAAAAGAGAAAATTACGCGGACAATTAAGGTTCCTCTTTATTATACCGGTTTAACCTCTGTTGCTAAGCTGATGGAAAAGGGGAAAGCTGCAAAAAGCTATACTTTGAACAGGAACTATGAAGTTGAATATACCTGTACGCTGGAGCCTGAAAGCTATACCTGGGTGCTGATAGAATAA
- a CDS encoding OmpW family outer membrane protein, translating to MKKLIVSMALMMAGLYAYPQSSQTGEQWRVRLRGVAVIPQESASIGVIGGDAKISNSFIPELDFTYFFNKHFAAELILGTTRHKVSTVGSDLSAIGAASSAKVDLGKVWLLPPTLTLQYHYPVGKFNPYLGAGVNYTIFYSADEGPVVKGIKYKDKFAFAAQAGFDYDISKRLFINVDLKKIFLSTTATVDASNLTPSGSPQLAPVLSNIEADVKIRPWLLGVGIGCKF from the coding sequence ATGAAAAAGTTAATTGTATCTATGGCGCTAATGATGGCCGGACTTTACGCTTATCCTCAATCCTCCCAAACCGGAGAACAGTGGAGAGTCAGACTTAGAGGAGTCGCAGTTATTCCTCAGGAAAGTGCTTCAATCGGAGTGATAGGTGGTGATGCCAAAATTTCAAACTCCTTTATTCCGGAACTGGATTTCACGTACTTCTTTAACAAACACTTTGCGGCGGAACTGATTCTTGGAACCACCAGACATAAGGTGAGTACGGTTGGTTCTGACCTCAGTGCAATAGGTGCAGCAAGCTCGGCAAAGGTAGATCTGGGCAAGGTATGGTTACTCCCACCCACCCTGACCTTACAATATCATTATCCCGTTGGAAAGTTTAATCCTTACCTTGGAGCAGGTGTCAATTACACCATTTTTTACAGTGCTGATGAAGGTCCGGTAGTCAAAGGAATAAAGTATAAGGACAAGTTTGCTTTTGCAGCACAGGCTGGCTTTGATTACGACATCAGTAAAAGGTTGTTCATCAATGTGGATCTGAAGAAAATATTCCTTTCTACCACCGCTACTGTTGATGCGTCGAACCTTACACCCTCAGGAAGCCCACAATTGGCTCCAGTGCTGAGCAATATAGAAGCAGATGTAAAAATCAGGCCCTGGTTATTGGGTGTAGGCATTGGCTGCAAGTTTTAG
- a CDS encoding KUP/HAK/KT family potassium transporter translates to MLTDKRVHKLSAAGLLISLGIIYGDIGTSPLYVFKAIIGNRLITSELVLGSLSCIFWTLTLQTTVKYILITLQADNKGEGGIFSLYSLVRRKGKWLVIPAMIGGAALLADGIITPTITVSSAIEGLEIKYQGLPTIPVVLIIITGIFFIQQYGTSIVGKTFGPVMWLWFTMLAILGLTFIIRAPEVFKAINPYYAYHLLTTSPEALIILGGVFLCTTGAEALYSDLGHCGRSNIRISWIYVKTCLLLNYFGQGIWLMTQEGTRLNDKNPFYHLMPDWFLYYGIGVATLAAIIASQALISGSFTLIAEAVRLNLWPKVRINYPTIQKGQLYVPSMNLILWLGCITVIFLFRRSTYMEAAYGLSITIAMLMTTILVSIYLRLKKVPGYLVVLFLLTYGLIELTFFIGNLAKIFHGGWFALTVGCVLFFIMWSWSKGRKIKNKYVRFVDLENYYSIIRELSSDISVPKYASQLVYLTSAKFSSELESTIIYSILQKQPKRADVYWLVHVDVLDQPYGRHYKVIPLISGKLIRIDFKLGFRIEQRISHLFRLVVQELVKSKEVDIISQYQSLRKHHIIGDFRFVVLQKVLSRSNTLSIMERFIVACYNTLKHFSLSEEKGFGLDLSFVTVEKVPLIVSKTEEVNLIRL, encoded by the coding sequence ATGTTAACAGATAAAAGGGTCCATAAATTATCGGCTGCGGGGCTATTGATCAGTTTAGGTATTATATACGGTGATATTGGTACTTCACCCTTATATGTTTTTAAAGCGATTATCGGAAACAGGCTGATTACTTCTGAGCTTGTTCTTGGCAGTTTATCCTGTATTTTTTGGACTCTTACGCTCCAGACCACTGTAAAATACATTCTGATCACCTTACAGGCTGATAATAAAGGAGAGGGAGGGATTTTCTCCTTATATTCTCTTGTACGGCGGAAAGGGAAATGGCTGGTCATTCCTGCGATGATTGGAGGGGCCGCTTTACTGGCCGATGGGATCATCACGCCGACCATTACTGTTTCCTCCGCCATTGAAGGGTTGGAAATTAAATATCAGGGACTTCCTACCATTCCTGTTGTTCTTATCATCATTACCGGCATTTTTTTTATTCAGCAATATGGGACTTCAATTGTGGGTAAAACATTCGGGCCGGTAATGTGGCTCTGGTTCACGATGCTCGCAATTTTGGGCTTAACCTTTATCATCAGAGCACCTGAAGTTTTTAAAGCGATAAATCCTTATTATGCCTACCATCTTCTAACGACAAGTCCTGAAGCTTTGATCATCCTTGGAGGTGTTTTCCTATGCACCACAGGTGCGGAAGCCCTATATTCGGATTTGGGACACTGTGGGAGGTCCAACATCCGAATCAGCTGGATTTACGTTAAAACATGCCTTTTATTGAATTATTTCGGACAAGGCATTTGGCTTATGACACAGGAGGGGACTCGCCTGAATGACAAGAATCCTTTTTATCATTTAATGCCCGACTGGTTTCTTTACTACGGTATAGGGGTTGCTACCCTTGCCGCGATTATCGCCAGTCAGGCTTTAATCTCAGGTTCATTTACCTTAATTGCGGAAGCGGTCAGGTTGAACCTCTGGCCGAAGGTGAGAATAAACTATCCTACCATTCAGAAGGGGCAATTATATGTTCCTTCTATGAATCTCATTTTATGGCTTGGTTGTATTACGGTGATTTTCCTGTTTAGAAGATCTACTTATATGGAGGCTGCATATGGCTTGTCAATTACCATTGCGATGTTAATGACTACGATATTGGTTTCCATATATCTGCGGCTTAAAAAGGTGCCAGGTTATCTGGTAGTTCTTTTTTTATTGACTTATGGATTAATTGAACTTACTTTTTTTATTGGAAACCTGGCTAAGATTTTTCACGGCGGCTGGTTTGCTTTAACTGTAGGCTGTGTGTTGTTCTTTATCATGTGGTCTTGGTCTAAAGGAAGAAAAATAAAGAATAAATATGTCAGGTTTGTGGACCTGGAAAATTATTACTCCATCATCCGGGAATTAAGTTCAGATATTTCTGTTCCTAAATATGCTTCTCAACTGGTCTATTTAACGAGTGCTAAATTCAGCTCGGAGCTGGAGTCGACGATCATTTATTCTATCCTTCAAAAGCAGCCAAAAAGAGCTGATGTGTATTGGCTGGTGCATGTGGATGTTCTGGATCAGCCTTATGGCCGACACTACAAGGTAATTCCTCTCATCTCTGGAAAGCTGATCAGAATAGATTTTAAATTAGGTTTCAGGATAGAGCAAAGGATTAGTCATTTGTTCAGGTTGGTGGTACAGGAATTGGTTAAAAGTAAAGAAGTAGACATTATTAGTCAATATCAATCTTTAAGAAAACATCATATCATTGGAGATTTTAGATTTGTGGTACTTCAAAAGGTACTTTCCCGCAGTAATACTTTAAGTATTATGGAGAGGTTTATCGTTGCCTGCTATAATACATTGAAACATTTTAGTTTATCTGAGGAAAAGGGATTCGGACTGGATTTGAGTTTTGTTACCGTGGAAAAAGTTCCTTTAATTGTCTCAAAAACAGAAGAGGTAAATTTGATACGTCTTTAA
- a CDS encoding Hsp20/alpha crystallin family protein, protein MSLIKFNENKRNSLTNGFNDIFESVFNDSFFSDRLMSKIPAVNISETENDYHIEMAAPGLNKQDFDIKLDRNILSVSVEQRNQEVQGNRQYSRKEFSYTSFVRSFSLPESADDAKIEANYTDGVLQIQVAKKEEAKQVTRRIEIS, encoded by the coding sequence ATGTCACTTATTAAATTTAATGAAAACAAAAGAAATTCACTAACTAACGGATTCAATGATATTTTTGAATCTGTATTCAACGATTCTTTCTTCTCTGACAGGTTGATGTCAAAAATACCGGCAGTAAATATCAGTGAGACCGAAAATGACTACCATATCGAAATGGCAGCACCCGGTCTAAATAAACAGGATTTTGATATTAAGCTGGATAGAAACATACTCAGTGTATCTGTAGAGCAACGAAATCAAGAGGTTCAGGGAAACAGGCAGTACAGCAGAAAGGAATTTAGCTATACTTCTTTTGTACGTTCTTTTTCTTTACCTGAAAGTGCTGACGATGCAAAAATAGAAGCTAATTATACGGATGGAGTGCTTCAGATCCAGGTGGCGAAAAAAGAAGAAGCCAAACAGGTGACCAGAAGAATTGAAATCTCGTAA
- a CDS encoding type 1 glutamine amidotransferase domain-containing protein, with amino-acid sequence MKMIKKGMMVLACCAIFSSVNTANAQTLKSNQMKKKVLFVVTSHDKKGSTGEATGYYLGEVSHAWKVLKEAGYEIDFVSPKGGNPPVDGFDLSDAVNKEFWEDQVYHQKISNSHKPSEIKADDYVAIYYAGGHGAVWDLPDNQEIAGIATKIYENNGVVSAVCHGPAGLVNIKLSNGKFLIDGKKVSGFTNEEEKAVKLENVVPFLLEDQLKERGGIYEKSAPWQEHVVTDQRLVTGQNPQSAKAVGEGVKKALENL; translated from the coding sequence ATGAAAATGATTAAAAAGGGAATGATGGTTCTTGCATGTTGCGCCATTTTCTCCTCTGTAAATACAGCAAATGCGCAAACCCTCAAATCTAATCAGATGAAAAAGAAAGTCTTATTTGTGGTGACTAGCCATGACAAAAAAGGAAGTACCGGAGAAGCTACAGGTTATTACCTCGGAGAGGTTAGTCACGCCTGGAAAGTATTAAAAGAAGCCGGTTATGAAATAGATTTTGTGAGTCCTAAAGGTGGCAATCCACCGGTCGATGGATTCGATCTTTCGGATGCCGTGAACAAAGAGTTTTGGGAAGATCAGGTATATCATCAAAAGATCAGCAATAGCCATAAACCTTCGGAAATAAAAGCAGACGATTACGTAGCGATATATTATGCCGGGGGGCATGGAGCAGTTTGGGACCTTCCTGATAATCAGGAAATCGCAGGTATTGCCACTAAAATTTATGAAAACAATGGGGTGGTTAGTGCAGTTTGTCATGGACCAGCCGGATTGGTAAACATCAAACTAAGCAACGGAAAATTCCTGATTGATGGTAAAAAAGTAAGTGGGTTCACGAATGAAGAAGAGAAAGCTGTTAAACTGGAAAATGTAGTTCCGTTTTTACTGGAAGATCAATTGAAAGAACGTGGCGGAATTTATGAGAAATCAGCTCCATGGCAGGAACATGTGGTAACGGATCAGCGATTGGTAACCGGACAAAACCCACAATCTGCGAAAGCAGTAGGTGAAGGCGTAAAGAAAGCATTGGAGAATTTATAA
- a CDS encoding Crp/Fnr family transcriptional regulator: MTILTDAEFDEVISKFSVKKLKKHQFLVQEGSTVLHDYWVVKGLLKAYHTDEDGKIHILQFAMEDWWISDYQSLVYHTPACINIDCIEDSELLVISAEDRELLCNEIKGMANFFRKKSHAGYVALQQRILFLLNKNPQERYNRFLKLNPKLLQRLPKTLLAAYIGVSRETLSRLSHP, translated from the coding sequence ATGACCATATTAACAGATGCAGAGTTTGATGAGGTGATTTCTAAATTTAGTGTTAAGAAGCTTAAAAAACATCAGTTTTTGGTACAAGAGGGTTCAACGGTGCTTCATGATTACTGGGTAGTCAAAGGGCTGCTTAAAGCCTATCATACCGATGAGGATGGAAAGATACATATCCTTCAATTTGCGATGGAAGATTGGTGGATTTCAGACTACCAATCTCTGGTATACCATACTCCGGCATGCATTAATATCGACTGTATTGAAGACAGTGAGCTGTTGGTGATCTCTGCGGAAGACAGGGAGTTACTTTGCAATGAGATAAAGGGGATGGCCAATTTTTTCCGTAAGAAATCCCATGCCGGTTATGTTGCCTTACAACAACGGATTTTGTTCCTGTTGAACAAGAATCCACAGGAACGATATAACCGGTTTTTGAAATTGAATCCTAAGCTCTTGCAACGTTTACCAAAAACCTTGCTTGCTGCCTATATAGGCGTATCAAGAGAAACATTGAGTCGTCTCAGTCATCCATAG
- a CDS encoding Hsp20/alpha crystallin family protein: MSLIKFNGNRSNSLTSGFNDVFESIFNDSFFSDRMISRVPAVNISETEDDYHIEMAAPGLQKDDFDIKLDRNMLTVSVEQQQQDVQKNRQFNRREFSYTSFVRSFALPESADDAQIEASYTDGVLNIQVAKKEEAKQVTRKIEIT, from the coding sequence ATGTCACTTATCAAATTTAATGGAAACAGATCTAATTCATTAACCAGCGGATTCAATGATGTTTTTGAATCCATTTTTAATGATTCGTTTTTCTCCGACAGGATGATATCAAGGGTCCCTGCGGTAAATATCAGTGAGACTGAAGATGATTACCATATCGAAATGGCCGCTCCGGGATTACAAAAGGACGATTTTGACATTAAGCTGGACCGGAATATGCTTACGGTATCTGTAGAGCAGCAACAGCAGGATGTGCAAAAAAACAGACAGTTCAATCGGAGGGAATTTAGTTACACTTCTTTTGTACGTTCTTTTGCATTACCTGAAAGTGCCGATGATGCTCAGATAGAAGCCAGCTATACAGATGGGGTCCTCAATATTCAGGTGGCCAAAAAAGAAGAAGCCAAACAGGTGACCAGAAAGATTGAAATTACATAA